A region from the Aquimarina sp. ERC-38 genome encodes:
- the murB gene encoding UDP-N-acetylmuramate dehydrogenase, whose protein sequence is MHIEHQKSLQAYNTFGIDVTASSYIRVTDSKQLEEVVKAYKDQNIFILNGGSNMLLTADIDALVIHIAICGITEKKVDDNTILVSAGAGENWHKFVLYCISKNYGGLENLALIPGNVGSAPIQNIGAYGVELKDTFHSCTALDITTGKERKFNKEECEFGYRESIFKGIAKGRYIITEVSFLLTTHMHQLHTTYGAIQKELGAITTPTIKQIADAVIAIRKSKLPDPKQIGNGGSFFKNPVVSKTVLSAIQEKYEEVPFYELDENMVKLPAGWLIEKAGFKGKRWKDAGVHKNQALVLVNYGNATGNEILAIAQKIQQQVKKQFNISLQTEVNII, encoded by the coding sequence ATGCATATAGAACATCAAAAATCCTTACAAGCCTACAATACTTTTGGTATTGACGTGACCGCATCTTCTTATATTCGGGTTACGGATAGCAAACAACTTGAAGAAGTGGTAAAAGCTTATAAAGACCAAAATATTTTTATCTTAAACGGCGGAAGTAACATGTTACTAACCGCTGATATCGATGCTTTAGTCATCCATATTGCTATTTGCGGAATCACCGAAAAAAAAGTTGATGATAACACCATTCTGGTTTCTGCCGGTGCCGGTGAAAACTGGCATAAATTTGTACTATACTGTATTTCTAAGAACTATGGAGGACTAGAAAATTTAGCTTTAATTCCAGGTAATGTTGGAAGTGCCCCCATTCAAAATATTGGTGCCTATGGGGTGGAGTTAAAAGATACTTTTCATTCCTGTACTGCACTAGATATTACTACCGGAAAAGAAAGAAAATTTAATAAAGAAGAATGTGAATTCGGGTATCGGGAATCTATATTTAAAGGTATTGCTAAAGGGAGGTATATCATTACAGAAGTATCCTTTTTATTAACTACCCACATGCATCAACTTCATACCACTTACGGAGCTATACAGAAAGAGTTAGGCGCTATAACTACCCCTACCATTAAGCAAATAGCAGATGCCGTCATTGCCATCCGAAAAAGTAAATTACCTGATCCTAAACAGATTGGTAATGGCGGAAGTTTTTTTAAAAATCCGGTAGTCTCAAAAACAGTTCTATCGGCTATTCAAGAAAAATACGAAGAAGTTCCTTTTTATGAACTTGATGAGAACATGGTTAAACTACCTGCAGGATGGTTAATTGAAAAAGCCGGTTTTAAAGGAAAGCGGTGGAAAGATGCGGGAGTCCATAAAAATCAGGCCTTGGTACTGGTGAACTATGGCAATGCTACCGGTAATGAAATCCTTGCTATTGCGCAGAAGATTCAGCAACAAGTAAAAAAACAATTCAACATATCTTTACAAACCGAAGTTAACATTATATAA
- a CDS encoding membrane or secreted protein, protein MKLILLSIGLLLFAFAGIAIKLWAKKDGTFSGTCASQSPFLNKEGESCSMCGKTPDQYADCNDGNVQTTSKLS, encoded by the coding sequence ATGAAATTGATATTACTAAGTATAGGTTTATTATTGTTTGCCTTTGCAGGTATTGCTATTAAGCTATGGGCAAAAAAAGACGGTACCTTTTCCGGTACTTGTGCAAGTCAAAGTCCTTTCTTAAACAAAGAAGGAGAATCCTGTTCTATGTGTGGTAAAACACCGGATCAGTACGCTGACTGTAATGATGGCAATGTACAAACCACCAGTAAGCTTTCTTAG
- a CDS encoding RNA polymerase sigma factor, with product MSEDKTLNLQQHIISAKAGVQASFNYLLDTFWNDVYHFQLKRTQNEYEAEDISIQSFSKAFDKIASFDEKYSFKTWLIQISKNIHIDLIRKKNASIRSNTTKDEEQQVYNIADNTPSAEDKIITEQNLAELLQFIKLLKPNYQEVINLRYFQELSYQEIADVLEEPINNIKVKLLRAKKLLATIIINKKGLKTTSNPS from the coding sequence GTGTCAGAAGATAAAACCCTCAATCTTCAGCAACATATTATAAGTGCAAAAGCCGGAGTCCAGGCATCTTTTAATTATCTTTTAGATACCTTTTGGAACGATGTATATCATTTTCAATTAAAAAGGACTCAAAATGAATATGAAGCTGAAGATATTAGTATTCAAAGTTTCTCAAAAGCCTTTGATAAGATTGCAAGTTTTGATGAAAAATATAGCTTTAAAACATGGTTGATTCAAATATCAAAAAATATTCATATTGACCTGATAAGAAAGAAAAATGCTTCCATTCGATCGAATACTACTAAGGATGAAGAGCAACAAGTGTACAATATTGCGGATAATACCCCTAGTGCGGAAGATAAAATTATCACGGAGCAGAACTTAGCCGAATTATTACAATTTATCAAACTTTTAAAACCTAATTACCAGGAAGTTATTAATTTAAGGTATTTTCAGGAATTAAGTTATCAGGAAATTGCGGATGTTCTGGAAGAACCTATTAATAATATAAAAGTAAAATTGCTAAGAGCAAAAAAATTACTGGCGACCATTATCATAAATAAAAAAGGATTGAAAACTACTTCCAATCCTTCTTAA
- a CDS encoding alkaline phosphatase family protein, translating to MKKTVVINIVGLTERLIGTHTPNIVTFLNQGQLTYIKPVVPAVTCTAQSTYLTGKWPSEHGIVGNGWYFKEECEVKFWRQSNKLVQSEKIWDELKALDKDFTCANLFWWYNMYSSADYGVTPRPNYLADGRKIPDIYSYPANLRNHLQEELGTFPLFKFWGPMTSIASSKWIADAAVLTDQKYDPTLSLIYLPHLDYNLQRYGNDLKIIDKDLKEIDTVVGELITYYKNKDSNIILLSEYGITDVDLPIHINRILRKEGYLAIREERGLELLDAGMSTAFGVADHQIAHIYLNDPSVQNKIKNLFLNTKGVQAVLTGEEIKTYHLDHDRCGDLVVIAAQNAWFTYYFWEDDKKAPDFARMVDIHKKPGYDPVEMLLNANDLFVKPKILLKLLKKKLGFRTVMNVIPLDANLIKGSHGTVPTSPLDYPVLISDHLTIKDAKNTVEAIEVYRIIKDQVISS from the coding sequence ATGAAAAAAACCGTAGTTATCAATATTGTCGGATTAACCGAAAGACTGATAGGAACTCACACACCTAATATCGTAACTTTTCTTAATCAAGGACAGCTTACTTATATAAAACCGGTAGTTCCGGCAGTAACTTGTACGGCTCAATCCACTTATTTAACTGGAAAGTGGCCAAGTGAACACGGTATAGTAGGTAACGGATGGTATTTTAAAGAAGAATGCGAAGTCAAATTCTGGCGACAATCTAATAAACTGGTTCAATCTGAAAAGATTTGGGATGAGCTAAAAGCATTGGATAAAGATTTTACCTGTGCAAACCTTTTTTGGTGGTACAACATGTACAGTTCAGCAGATTATGGGGTAACTCCCCGACCTAATTACCTGGCTGACGGTAGAAAGATACCGGATATTTACTCATATCCTGCTAATTTGCGTAATCACTTGCAAGAAGAGTTAGGTACGTTTCCACTATTTAAATTTTGGGGACCTATGACCTCTATTGCGTCGAGTAAATGGATTGCAGATGCTGCGGTATTGACAGATCAAAAATATGATCCGACTTTATCACTGATCTATTTACCACACCTGGATTATAATTTACAACGCTACGGTAATGATTTAAAGATTATAGACAAAGACTTAAAAGAAATAGATACAGTAGTGGGGGAGTTGATCACCTATTATAAAAATAAAGACTCTAATATTATACTGCTTTCAGAATACGGGATTACGGATGTCGATTTACCTATACATATCAATCGCATTTTACGGAAAGAAGGCTATCTTGCCATTCGGGAAGAGAGAGGTCTGGAGTTACTGGATGCAGGGATGAGTACTGCCTTTGGAGTAGCAGATCATCAGATTGCTCATATCTATCTAAACGACCCGTCGGTTCAGAATAAAATTAAAAATTTGTTTCTTAACACTAAAGGAGTTCAGGCAGTATTAACAGGTGAAGAAATTAAAACCTATCATCTGGACCATGATCGATGTGGTGATTTGGTTGTCATTGCAGCGCAGAACGCCTGGTTTACGTATTATTTCTGGGAAGATGATAAAAAGGCACCGGACTTTGCTCGTATGGTTGATATTCACAAAAAACCAGGATATGATCCGGTAGAAATGCTTCTTAATGCAAACGACCTCTTTGTAAAACCTAAAATTCTTTTAAAACTACTTAAGAAAAAGCTAGGGTTCAGAACAGTAATGAATGTGATTCCCCTTGATGCCAACTTAATTAAGGGCTCTCATGGAACTGTACCTACAAGCCCCTTAGACTATCCTGTTTTAATTTCAGATCATCTCACAATAAAAGATGCTAAAAATACAGTTGAGGCAATTGAGGTATATCGAATTATAAAAGATCAGGTGATTTCTTCTTAA
- the eboE gene encoding metabolite traffic protein EboE, whose amino-acid sequence MLIADTFQVTYCTNIHPGESWQTTFKSLESYVVPIKKSICDQEPFGIGLRLSNEASKELGTGNHLEVFKKWLASQNLYVVTINGFPYGNFHGERVKDQVHQPNWTTRERVDYTIRLSQQLAELTLPGGSAGISTSPVSYKHWHTSQEDKERVLIAGAKHLIEVVAYLYDVEKRFKKYIHLDIEPEPDGMLENTKDVLLFFKDYLLPLGYEQLKEQWKMNRSDIYRWIHRYLTVCYDVCHFALAYELPEYTFNTLSEAGIKIGKIQVSAALKVLFDKRKEQEIKDALCLFDEDIYLHQVTSLTNDRVITFNDLPEFLKDTHYYEEARVHFHVPIFTEQFGILSSTQGHILKVLEYLVSNPISTCLEIETYTWEVLPADLKYNLTDSIVREIKWLTNRLLQE is encoded by the coding sequence ATGCTAATAGCTGATACATTTCAAGTTACTTATTGTACCAATATTCATCCGGGAGAATCCTGGCAGACTACCTTTAAAAGTTTGGAATCCTATGTGGTACCCATTAAAAAGAGCATTTGTGACCAGGAACCTTTTGGAATTGGATTGCGTTTATCGAATGAAGCCAGTAAAGAATTAGGAACTGGGAATCATCTGGAAGTTTTTAAAAAGTGGTTGGCTAGCCAGAACCTATACGTGGTTACGATTAATGGGTTTCCTTACGGTAATTTTCACGGTGAACGGGTTAAAGATCAGGTACATCAACCTAATTGGACTACCAGAGAACGGGTTGATTATACAATAAGGCTTAGTCAACAGCTTGCAGAATTGACCTTACCGGGCGGTTCGGCAGGTATTTCTACGTCTCCGGTTAGTTATAAACATTGGCATACCTCTCAGGAAGATAAAGAAAGAGTATTAATCGCTGGGGCAAAGCATCTAATTGAAGTAGTCGCGTACCTGTATGATGTAGAAAAAAGATTTAAAAAATACATCCACCTGGATATTGAACCGGAACCGGATGGTATGTTAGAAAATACAAAAGATGTATTGTTGTTTTTTAAAGATTACCTTTTACCTCTGGGTTATGAACAACTAAAAGAGCAATGGAAGATGAATCGATCCGATATTTATCGATGGATTCACCGGTACCTCACTGTTTGTTATGATGTATGTCATTTTGCTTTAGCTTATGAACTGCCAGAATATACTTTTAATACACTATCAGAAGCCGGGATCAAAATTGGTAAAATACAAGTAAGCGCTGCATTAAAAGTACTTTTTGATAAGCGTAAAGAGCAAGAAATTAAAGATGCATTATGTTTGTTTGATGAAGATATCTATTTACATCAGGTAACTAGTTTAACTAATGATAGAGTCATTACTTTTAATGATTTACCAGAATTTTTAAAAGATACACACTACTATGAAGAGGCCCGGGTTCATTTTCATGTTCCTATTTTTACTGAACAGTTTGGTATTTTATCTTCTACTCAAGGACACATATTAAAAGTATTAGAATATTTGGTTTCTAATCCAATAAGTACTTGTCTGGAAATTGAAACCTATACCTGGGAAGTTTTACCGGCAGATTTAAAATATAATTTAACAGATAGTATTGTGAGGGAAATCAAATGGCTCACCAATAGATTACTTCAAGAATGA
- the eboC gene encoding UbiA-like protein EboC (EboC, a homolog the polyprenyltransferase UbiA, belongs to system of proteins involved in the trafficking of precursor metabolites to an extracytoplasmic compartment so that the biosynthesis of certain natural products, such as scytonemin, can be completed.), which translates to MNKKVVKGYLRLMRPPNLPTAVADILAGAAISGLVQQIAITTSGYGSLLFLVGATICLYAGGVVLNDVFDYKIDIKERPERALPSGLISLKNAAIFGSLLLFTGVIFAFMASTTSGGIAIILAFAIILYDSVSKHNSFLGPINMGVCRGLNLVLGMSGTLLTGDWLWLSLIPVVYIAAVTLISRGEVHGGNKRNIVFSGALYLAVILTVSYLIFSLEDVQVIASLLFLLLFSLSIYIPLFKAYKNNIPGTIKKAVIAGVLSIVLLDAAIAVNFTFWWYGLLIVCLLPVSMGLAKLFAVT; encoded by the coding sequence ATGAATAAAAAGGTAGTAAAAGGGTATCTGAGGTTAATGAGACCACCAAATTTGCCTACCGCAGTTGCAGACATTTTAGCAGGAGCTGCTATTTCGGGTTTGGTACAGCAGATAGCCATTACTACTTCAGGTTACGGTTCGTTACTATTTCTAGTTGGAGCTACTATTTGTTTGTATGCCGGGGGGGTTGTATTAAATGATGTATTTGATTATAAAATTGATATAAAGGAACGACCGGAACGAGCATTACCCAGTGGTTTAATTTCTTTAAAAAACGCGGCGATCTTTGGTAGCTTACTATTATTTACAGGAGTGATCTTTGCTTTTATGGCTAGTACAACTTCCGGAGGAATAGCCATTATATTAGCTTTTGCGATCATACTTTATGACAGTGTTTCTAAACATAATAGTTTCCTGGGTCCGATTAATATGGGTGTTTGCAGAGGTTTAAATCTGGTATTAGGGATGTCCGGAACTTTACTAACCGGGGATTGGCTATGGTTAAGCCTAATTCCGGTAGTCTATATTGCAGCGGTTACTTTAATCAGTAGAGGAGAAGTACATGGTGGTAATAAACGAAATATTGTATTCTCCGGAGCATTGTACTTAGCGGTTATTCTTACAGTTTCTTATTTAATTTTTAGTTTAGAAGATGTACAGGTTATTGCGTCCCTTCTATTTTTACTTTTGTTTTCGTTAAGTATTTATATTCCGTTGTTTAAAGCTTATAAAAATAATATCCCAGGTACCATTAAAAAAGCAGTTATTGCAGGTGTTTTATCCATCGTGTTACTGGATGCTGCTATAGCGGTTAATTTTACTTTTTGGTGGTACGGTTTACTGATAGTTTGCCTTTTACCTGTATCTATGGGACTGGCTAAACTTTTTGCTGTTACTTAA
- a CDS encoding TatD family hydrolase, translated as MKDSLLFIDPHIHMTSRTTDDYEAMRDAGIVAIIEPSFWLGQPRTQVGSFQDYFSSLVGWEPFRASQFGIQHYCTIGLNSKEANNEALAEQVVDLLPLYLHKENVVAIGEIGYDDQTKAEDKYFRMQLEMAKELDMTVQVHTPHRDKKSGTIRSMEVCLEHGLDPSNVIIDHNNEETVQDVLDRGFWAAFTIYPKTKMGNERMVAVIKKYGSKQIIVNSSADWGVSDPLAVPKTASLMLKSGVDRQEIINSCYQNALDAFGKNGKMNPSAWLENKGVDQSQLFLDNSVLRGQKPKIDTDKIV; from the coding sequence ATGAAAGATTCTTTACTATTTATTGATCCGCACATTCATATGACTTCAAGGACTACCGATGATTATGAAGCCATGCGTGATGCTGGTATCGTTGCCATTATCGAACCTTCTTTCTGGTTAGGACAACCCCGTACGCAAGTGGGGTCTTTTCAGGATTACTTTAGTAGCCTGGTAGGCTGGGAACCTTTTAGGGCCAGTCAGTTCGGGATACAACATTACTGTACGATCGGGTTAAATTCTAAAGAAGCAAATAATGAGGCTCTCGCCGAACAAGTAGTGGATTTATTACCACTGTATTTACATAAGGAAAATGTTGTGGCTATCGGAGAAATCGGGTATGATGATCAGACTAAAGCCGAAGATAAATACTTCCGAATGCAACTGGAAATGGCCAAAGAACTAGATATGACAGTACAGGTACATACACCACATAGAGATAAAAAATCCGGAACCATTCGTAGTATGGAGGTATGTCTTGAACATGGATTGGATCCTTCTAATGTAATTATCGATCATAACAATGAGGAAACGGTGCAGGATGTGCTAGATAGAGGATTTTGGGCGGCATTTACCATTTACCCAAAAACGAAGATGGGTAATGAACGTATGGTTGCGGTTATAAAAAAATACGGAAGTAAGCAGATTATCGTCAATAGTTCTGCAGATTGGGGGGTAAGTGATCCTTTGGCGGTTCCTAAAACGGCTTCGTTGATGCTTAAAAGCGGAGTTGACCGACAGGAAATTATTAATTCCTGTTATCAAAATGCCCTGGACGCTTTTGGTAAAAATGGAAAAATGAATCCTTCGGCATGGCTAGAAAATAAAGGTGTGGATCAGAGTCAATTATTTCTGGATAATAGTGTTTTACGCGGACAAAAGCCTAAAATTGATACTGATAAAATCGTATAA
- a CDS encoding EboA domain-containing protein — MFYSESDRTIKIIIENQLSHEVKDWLHLKLKKCNEQPSQRELYLTYSLIASKVPAFTIDFKNPEKDTLEVYLKQQNANLPELTRIHFLTELLKNNSDFYTPLVKNIIQVADKTELATFLKFLLLLPEPGNYKEVAVDALRTNITSVFDAIALDNPYPSVYFTKEQWNQLFLKAAFMERDLRRIVHIDKMANPELSRIISDYAHERWKASRTVNPYFWRPVTSFMDTVILEDMKNLFESSNPIENKAATLCCYHSGDGKAKQLLLTHATWVNAVENGTLTWNTLTNKV; from the coding sequence ATGTTTTATAGTGAGTCCGACCGCACTATTAAAATAATAATAGAAAATCAGCTCTCACATGAGGTGAAGGACTGGCTACATTTGAAATTAAAGAAATGTAACGAACAACCTTCTCAAAGAGAACTGTATCTTACCTATTCTTTAATTGCTAGTAAGGTTCCTGCTTTCACTATTGATTTTAAAAATCCGGAAAAAGATACGCTAGAGGTTTATTTAAAACAACAAAACGCTAATTTACCGGAACTTACCCGTATCCATTTCCTTACCGAACTTTTAAAAAACAATTCTGATTTTTATACCCCGCTGGTTAAAAATATTATCCAGGTGGCAGATAAAACCGAACTTGCCACCTTTTTAAAATTTTTATTGCTGTTACCGGAACCTGGAAATTATAAAGAAGTAGCGGTGGATGCCTTAAGAACCAATATCACTTCGGTTTTTGATGCTATTGCCCTGGATAATCCGTATCCTTCGGTCTATTTTACTAAAGAACAATGGAATCAATTATTTTTAAAAGCGGCTTTTATGGAAAGGGATTTACGTCGTATCGTACATATTGATAAGATGGCTAACCCGGAATTAAGCCGAATTATTTCTGACTATGCCCATGAACGCTGGAAAGCTTCAAGAACCGTAAACCCTTATTTCTGGAGACCAGTTACCAGTTTTATGGATACGGTTATTTTAGAAGATATGAAAAACCTTTTTGAGAGTAGCAATCCCATAGAAAATAAAGCAGCTACCCTCTGTTGTTACCATTCTGGTGATGGAAAAGCTAAACAATTACTACTAACACATGCTACCTGGGTGAACGCTGTTGAAAATGGCACTTTAACCTGGAACACCTTAACAAACAAAGTATGA
- the lipA gene encoding lipoyl synthase, with protein sequence MDVTVETKVKTNPKPKWLRVKLPTGKKYTELRGLVDKYDLHTICTSGSCPNMGECWSEGTATFMILGNICTRSCGFCGVKTGRPETIDWQEPEKVARSIKLMKIKHAVITSVDRDDLADGGSIIWSETIKAIRRMNPTTTLETLIPDFQGKTKNIDRIIAANPEVVSHNMETVKRLTREVRIQAKYEQSLEVLNYLKKNGINRTKSGIMLGLGEKEEEVFQTLEDLRKIDLDVVTIGQYLQPSKKHLPVKEFITPDQFKKYEEVGLQMGFRHVESSALVRSSYKAQKHLT encoded by the coding sequence ATGGATGTAACGGTTGAAACCAAAGTTAAAACGAATCCAAAACCGAAATGGTTACGGGTAAAATTACCTACGGGTAAGAAATATACGGAACTTCGCGGATTAGTAGATAAGTATGATTTACACACGATCTGTACTTCGGGAAGTTGCCCTAATATGGGAGAGTGCTGGAGTGAAGGTACTGCAACTTTTATGATTTTAGGAAATATTTGTACCCGTTCCTGTGGATTTTGTGGAGTAAAAACCGGAAGGCCGGAGACTATCGATTGGCAGGAACCGGAAAAAGTAGCGCGTTCCATCAAATTGATGAAAATCAAACATGCGGTGATTACCTCGGTAGACCGGGATGACCTGGCGGATGGTGGTTCTATTATCTGGTCAGAAACGATAAAGGCCATCCGTAGAATGAACCCTACTACTACCTTAGAAACCTTAATTCCGGATTTTCAGGGGAAAACAAAAAATATTGATCGAATTATCGCCGCAAATCCCGAAGTGGTTTCTCATAATATGGAAACCGTAAAACGACTAACCCGTGAAGTACGGATTCAAGCGAAATACGAACAGAGCCTGGAAGTACTCAACTATTTAAAAAAGAACGGTATTAACCGTACTAAAAGTGGTATTATGCTTGGTCTAGGTGAAAAAGAAGAAGAAGTCTTTCAGACGCTGGAAGACCTTCGGAAAATTGACCTGGATGTAGTAACGATCGGGCAGTATTTACAACCTAGTAAAAAACACCTTCCGGTAAAAGAATTTATCACACCGGATCAATTTAAAAAGTATGAAGAGGTGGGCTTACAAATGGGATTCAGACATGTAGAAAGTAGTGCCCTGGTTCGATCCTCTTATAAAGCACAGAAGCATTTAACCTAA
- the gap gene encoding type I glyceraldehyde-3-phosphate dehydrogenase: MSSKINVAINGFGRIGRNLCRILLDHPLLNLVVINDLADAKTLAHLLKYDSIHGVSSKNVSFDDQHIIVNDQYIPVLAVKQPSDCPWDKYNVQVVVESTGKFKNLAELEGHLKTGVQKVILSAPPPDDSIKTVVLGVNEAIIAPTDRIISNASCTTNNAAPMIQVINDLCGIEQAYITTIHSYTTDQSLHDQPHRDLRRARAAGQSIIPTTTGAAKALTKIFPEFKEVIGGCGIRVPVPNGSLTDITFNVKNPATIETINNAFLQASQHQLKNILSYTEDPIVSIDIRGNTHSCIFDSLMTSSIGNMVKIIGWYDNETGYSHRLIDLILMICKK; this comes from the coding sequence ATGTCTTCAAAAATTAATGTTGCCATTAATGGATTTGGTCGTATTGGTCGAAATCTATGCAGAATTTTACTGGATCATCCTTTATTAAACCTGGTGGTAATTAATGACCTGGCGGATGCTAAAACACTTGCACATCTCTTAAAATATGATAGTATTCACGGGGTTTCATCTAAAAATGTATCCTTTGACGATCAACATATTATTGTAAATGATCAATATATTCCGGTATTGGCGGTCAAACAACCTTCGGATTGTCCTTGGGACAAATATAACGTACAAGTAGTTGTCGAATCTACCGGAAAATTTAAAAACCTTGCAGAGCTGGAAGGTCATTTAAAAACCGGGGTTCAAAAAGTAATCCTTTCTGCCCCTCCACCGGACGATAGTATAAAAACCGTGGTTCTTGGAGTAAATGAAGCTATTATCGCTCCTACTGACCGTATTATATCTAATGCCTCTTGTACCACTAATAATGCCGCCCCCATGATCCAGGTGATCAACGACCTATGTGGTATTGAACAAGCTTATATTACTACGATTCATAGTTATACTACCGATCAGAGTTTGCATGACCAACCTCACAGGGATTTACGCCGGGCAAGAGCTGCCGGACAGTCCATTATCCCTACCACCACCGGAGCTGCCAAAGCATTGACTAAAATTTTTCCTGAATTTAAAGAGGTAATCGGGGGTTGTGGAATTCGGGTACCGGTTCCTAACGGTTCGTTGACCGATATTACTTTTAACGTAAAAAACCCAGCTACGATTGAAACGATTAACAATGCTTTTCTTCAGGCATCACAACACCAACTTAAAAACATCCTGAGTTATACCGAAGACCCTATTGTATCCATAGATATAAGGGGAAATACCCATTCCTGTATTTTTGATTCTTTAATGACTTCTTCTATAGGAAATATGGTAAAAATCATCGGTTGGTATGACAATGAAACCGGGTATAGTCATAGATTAATTGATTTAATCCTTATGATTTGTAAGAAATAA